From the genome of Perca flavescens isolate YP-PL-M2 chromosome 1, PFLA_1.0, whole genome shotgun sequence, one region includes:
- the LOC114553912 gene encoding secretory carrier-associated membrane protein 2-like isoform X2, with translation MSEFDSNPFVDPLDNPFQDASITQATSGAPKNVGEFNPFSATEMGTHSGTTIPISAATSQPAILPTSVEQSSQANIAAGQANLLKQQEELERKAAELERKEQELQNRTGGRAPNTGDKENNWPPLPKFFPVRPCFYQDFEGEIPDEYRRICKRMYYLWMFHSATLFLNVLACLAYFTADSQYGVDFGLSILWFILFTPVSFVCWYRPVYKAFRSDSSFSFFFFFFVFFFQVAVYVIQTVGIPKWGNSGWIASISMIGTNLAVAVVMMVVAGFFTVNAVLALILLKMVHSKYRRTGASFTKAQQEFSTGVLTNRTVQTAAASAAQGAFGN, from the exons ATGTCGGAATTTGACAGCAACCCCTTCGTGGACCCATTGGACAATCCCTTCCAG GATGCCTCAATCACTCAAGCCACCAGCGGAGCCCCTAAAAACGTTGGGGAGTTCAACCCATTCTCTGCAACTGAAATG GGAACCCACTCCGGCACGACCATCCCCATCTCTGCTGCCACCTCTCAACCCGCCATCCTACCGACTTCTGTGGAGCAGAGTTCACAA GCAAATATAGCAGCTGGCCAGGCTAACCTGCTCAAACagcaggaggagctggagaggaAAGCAGCTGAACTGGAGCGGAAGGAGCAGGAGCTCCAGAACAGGACCGGAGGCAGAGCGCCCAACACTGGCG ATAAAGAGAACAACTGGCCACCTCTTCCCAAATTCTTCCCTGTGAGGCCCTGCTTCTATCAGGACTTCGAGGGGGAAATCCCTGACGAGTACCGCAGGATCTGCAAGAGAATGTACTACCTCTGGATGT TCCACAGTGCTACCCTCTTCCTCAACGTGCTGGCCTGCCTGGCTTACTTCACTGCAGACTCTCAGTACGGCGTCGACTTCGGTCTGTCCATCCTCTGGTTCATCCTCTTCACCCCAGTGTCCTTCGTCTGCTGGTACAGGCCCGTCTACAAGGCCTTCAG GTCTGACAGctccttcagcttcttcttcttcttttttgtctttttcttccaAGTGGCAGTGTACGTCATCCAGACTGTAGGGATTCCCAAGTGGGGAAACAG TGGATGGATCGCATCCATCAGCATGATCGGCACAAACTTGGCTGTGGCTGTGGTTATGATGGTGGTGGCCGGTTTTTTCACTGTAAACGCTGTCCTGGCTCTCATCCTACTCAAAATG GTCCACTCGAAGTACAGAAGGACAGGTGCCAGCTTCACCAAGGCCCAGCAGGAGTTCTCCACGGGAGTCCTGACCAACCGAACTGTCCAGACTGCTGCAGCCAGTGCTGCCCAGGGAGCCTTTGGCAATTAG
- the LOC114553912 gene encoding secretory carrier-associated membrane protein 2-like isoform X1 codes for MSEFDSNPFVDPLDNPFQDASITQATSGAPKNVGEFNPFSATEMGTHSGTTIPISAATSQPAILPTSVEQSSQQANIAAGQANLLKQQEELERKAAELERKEQELQNRTGGRAPNTGDKENNWPPLPKFFPVRPCFYQDFEGEIPDEYRRICKRMYYLWMFHSATLFLNVLACLAYFTADSQYGVDFGLSILWFILFTPVSFVCWYRPVYKAFRSDSSFSFFFFFFVFFFQVAVYVIQTVGIPKWGNSGWIASISMIGTNLAVAVVMMVVAGFFTVNAVLALILLKMVHSKYRRTGASFTKAQQEFSTGVLTNRTVQTAAASAAQGAFGN; via the exons ATGTCGGAATTTGACAGCAACCCCTTCGTGGACCCATTGGACAATCCCTTCCAG GATGCCTCAATCACTCAAGCCACCAGCGGAGCCCCTAAAAACGTTGGGGAGTTCAACCCATTCTCTGCAACTGAAATG GGAACCCACTCCGGCACGACCATCCCCATCTCTGCTGCCACCTCTCAACCCGCCATCCTACCGACTTCTGTGGAGCAGAGTTCACAA CAGGCAAATATAGCAGCTGGCCAGGCTAACCTGCTCAAACagcaggaggagctggagaggaAAGCAGCTGAACTGGAGCGGAAGGAGCAGGAGCTCCAGAACAGGACCGGAGGCAGAGCGCCCAACACTGGCG ATAAAGAGAACAACTGGCCACCTCTTCCCAAATTCTTCCCTGTGAGGCCCTGCTTCTATCAGGACTTCGAGGGGGAAATCCCTGACGAGTACCGCAGGATCTGCAAGAGAATGTACTACCTCTGGATGT TCCACAGTGCTACCCTCTTCCTCAACGTGCTGGCCTGCCTGGCTTACTTCACTGCAGACTCTCAGTACGGCGTCGACTTCGGTCTGTCCATCCTCTGGTTCATCCTCTTCACCCCAGTGTCCTTCGTCTGCTGGTACAGGCCCGTCTACAAGGCCTTCAG GTCTGACAGctccttcagcttcttcttcttcttttttgtctttttcttccaAGTGGCAGTGTACGTCATCCAGACTGTAGGGATTCCCAAGTGGGGAAACAG TGGATGGATCGCATCCATCAGCATGATCGGCACAAACTTGGCTGTGGCTGTGGTTATGATGGTGGTGGCCGGTTTTTTCACTGTAAACGCTGTCCTGGCTCTCATCCTACTCAAAATG GTCCACTCGAAGTACAGAAGGACAGGTGCCAGCTTCACCAAGGCCCAGCAGGAGTTCTCCACGGGAGTCCTGACCAACCGAACTGTCCAGACTGCTGCAGCCAGTGCTGCCCAGGGAGCCTTTGGCAATTAG